One genomic segment of Chitinophaga parva includes these proteins:
- a CDS encoding glycoside hydrolase family 15 protein translates to MQHEKRSYQPIENYGIIGNLQTVALVSLRGSIDFMCCPRFDSPTVFATLLDAKKGGYFSIEPVMKEYKSKQLYIPGTAVLLTRFFADAGIAEISDYMPLTDHYEDHCGCIIRKIKTIRGNITYRMHCAPRFDYARTPHEAQQQGPSIAFTAGAAHLPKLRLLAEVPLEIRGADGYAEFTVSENDSVHIVLESFTGDIQEQPDIKNYVQHTYIDTIDTWRKWCRQITYDGRYTELVQRSAITLKLLSSGQYGSVIAAATFGLPETMGGHRNWDYRYAWIRDAAFTMYAFLRLGLYEEAHHFLEWVFNLCKERKLQLIYRIDGNTELDEKELPHLDGYQGSRPVRIGNAAKDQLQVDIYGELIDTIYIYNKSYKPISYEFWTMICTLVECVTEQWDCKDHGIWEIRSDKLPFLHSRLMCWVAMDRAIKIAEHRVFPYPEQEWKSLRDAIYNDIYHNFWNGKVQAWVQSKGSDLLDASVLLMPLTHFIAPMEPRWTKTMEALDKKLRLDVLLYRYQGSDRRIDGLEGEEGTFNMCSFWYIEALAKSGQVSKAVENFEKMLGYANHLGLFSEELGHTGEHLGNFPQAFTHLALISAALELDKQLKRLR, encoded by the coding sequence TTCTTACCAGCCCATAGAAAACTATGGTATCATTGGCAACCTGCAAACGGTGGCCCTGGTGTCACTGCGCGGGTCCATTGATTTTATGTGCTGCCCGCGTTTTGATTCTCCTACCGTATTTGCCACCCTGCTGGACGCCAAAAAGGGTGGCTATTTTTCTATAGAGCCGGTGATGAAAGAATACAAAAGCAAGCAACTGTACATTCCCGGTACGGCAGTATTGCTGACCCGCTTTTTTGCAGACGCCGGCATCGCGGAGATCTCTGATTATATGCCTTTGACGGACCATTACGAAGATCATTGCGGGTGCATTATCCGTAAAATAAAAACCATCCGGGGCAATATCACCTACCGCATGCACTGTGCGCCCCGGTTTGATTATGCGCGTACCCCGCATGAAGCGCAGCAGCAGGGGCCCTCCATCGCATTTACCGCAGGTGCCGCTCATTTACCCAAACTTAGATTGCTGGCAGAAGTGCCGTTGGAAATACGCGGTGCGGATGGTTACGCAGAATTTACCGTAAGCGAAAATGATTCCGTGCACATTGTATTGGAATCTTTTACCGGCGATATACAGGAACAGCCGGATATTAAAAATTACGTACAGCACACTTATATAGACACCATAGACACCTGGCGCAAGTGGTGCCGGCAGATCACCTACGATGGCCGCTATACAGAGCTGGTACAGCGTTCTGCCATTACCCTGAAATTACTAAGCTCCGGCCAGTACGGCTCTGTTATTGCGGCGGCTACCTTTGGCCTGCCGGAGACCATGGGCGGGCACCGCAACTGGGACTACCGCTACGCCTGGATAAGGGATGCTGCCTTTACCATGTATGCCTTCTTACGGCTAGGCCTATACGAAGAAGCCCATCACTTTTTAGAATGGGTGTTCAATCTGTGTAAGGAGCGTAAGCTGCAACTTATTTACCGCATTGATGGCAATACGGAGCTGGATGAAAAAGAACTGCCCCACCTGGATGGTTACCAGGGCTCCCGGCCGGTACGCATTGGCAATGCGGCCAAAGACCAGTTGCAGGTGGATATTTACGGTGAACTGATCGACACCATTTACATCTACAATAAATCCTATAAACCTATTAGCTACGAGTTTTGGACCATGATCTGCACCCTGGTGGAATGCGTAACAGAACAGTGGGACTGCAAAGACCATGGCATCTGGGAAATACGCAGTGACAAGCTGCCGTTCCTGCACAGCCGGTTAATGTGCTGGGTGGCTATGGACAGGGCTATCAAGATCGCGGAGCACCGCGTATTCCCTTACCCCGAGCAGGAATGGAAATCCCTGCGGGATGCCATCTACAACGATATTTACCACAACTTCTGGAACGGGAAGGTGCAAGCCTGGGTGCAGTCCAAAGGCAGTGACCTGCTGGATGCCAGTGTGCTGCTCATGCCGCTCACGCATTTTATTGCACCAATGGAACCGCGGTGGACAAAGACCATGGAAGCCCTGGACAAAAAGCTGCGACTGGATGTACTGCTGTACCGCTACCAGGGATCGGATAGGCGTATTGATGGGCTGGAAGGAGAGGAGGGCACTTTTAATATGTGCTCCTTCTGGTATATTGAAGCCCTGGCTAAGAGTGGGCAGGTCAGCAAGGCAGTAGAGAATTTTGAGAAGATGCTGGGATATGCCAATCACCTGGGATTGTTCAGCGAGGAACTGGGACACACCGGTGAACACCTGGGCAATTTCCCGCAGGCCTTTACGCACCTGGCATTGATCAGTGCCGCGCTGGAACTGGATAAACAACTGAAGCGGCTCCGGTAG
- a CDS encoding RNA polymerase sigma factor encodes MQLSSDISNTDQELIAQIVKGDESAFGDLFQRYWERLYLSANRRLADAELAKEVVHDIFLDIWRRRESLSITHVPAYLAKALHYRIINKLVVKKDTFFFDILENPGTSAYTADKELLEKDFTALLSSWLDVLPERRREIFVRYYFQHLSTREIAAQLDISNKTVQNQLSMAVQFLRAHFGHLLPVLLLVQEITRRP; translated from the coding sequence GTGCAATTGTCAAGTGATATTTCAAATACCGACCAGGAGCTCATTGCTCAGATAGTGAAAGGCGATGAAAGTGCCTTTGGAGATCTGTTCCAGCGTTATTGGGAGCGTCTTTACCTCTCCGCGAACCGCCGGCTGGCTGATGCCGAGCTGGCAAAAGAAGTGGTGCACGATATATTCCTGGACATTTGGCGCCGCCGGGAGTCGCTTTCCATTACACATGTGCCTGCTTATCTCGCCAAGGCATTACATTACCGGATCATTAATAAACTGGTAGTTAAAAAGGACACTTTCTTTTTTGATATACTGGAAAATCCCGGTACGTCAGCCTACACAGCCGACAAGGAACTCCTGGAAAAAGATTTTACCGCCCTGCTTTCTTCCTGGCTGGATGTACTGCCGGAGCGCAGGCGGGAGATCTTTGTCCGCTATTACTTTCAGCATCTTTCAACCCGTGAAATTGCGGCGCAGCTTGATATTTCCAATAAGACCGTGCAGAACCAACTGAGCATGGCGGTGCAATTCCTGCGCGCCCATTTCGGGCATCTCCTGCCTGTTTTACTCCTGGTACAGGAAATTACAAGGCGTCCTTAA
- a CDS encoding FecR family protein gives MYPSEQDKEFFFQVLERYEAGTASPREKVFAERYLEMLNSRGPELASLPDAERRAVGDEIYQKLHHAMEADRETVSLRPVYGKRRIWTAAAAAVLLAGIGYSLYSVWQRPIHTVAAQQDVQPGHAGAVLTLADGSQVVLDSLHNGVVATQGGAAVNLRNGQLIYNVNAHTKQTVYNTMSTPRGRQYQLVLPDGSKVWLNAASSLTYPVAFDGTERKVKVSGEAYFEVASQTAPFRVEVNDGTEIQVLGTHFNVNAYPDEASINATLLQGAVRIVTRGASQLLHPGEQAQVPANATYIKLEQNVDLQAVTAWKDGSFAFNHADLKTVMRQLARWYDIEVVFDGNVPEGSYSGEIDRSLTLDQVLKGLSKTRLNYKIENGRKLVIRP, from the coding sequence ATGTACCCTTCTGAACAAGATAAGGAGTTCTTTTTCCAGGTCCTGGAACGTTACGAGGCTGGCACTGCCAGCCCCCGGGAAAAGGTATTCGCAGAACGTTACCTGGAAATGCTGAACAGCCGCGGTCCTGAACTGGCATCCCTCCCGGATGCCGAAAGGCGCGCGGTGGGTGATGAGATCTATCAAAAGCTCCATCATGCTATGGAAGCTGACCGGGAAACTGTCAGCCTCCGGCCTGTATATGGGAAGCGGCGTATTTGGACCGCCGCGGCCGCCGCAGTATTGCTGGCTGGGATCGGTTATTCCCTCTACAGCGTATGGCAGCGACCCATCCATACTGTGGCGGCGCAACAGGACGTGCAGCCCGGGCATGCCGGCGCAGTGCTTACCCTGGCGGATGGCAGCCAGGTGGTACTGGATAGCCTGCATAATGGCGTAGTAGCTACCCAGGGCGGGGCGGCCGTGAACCTCCGGAATGGCCAGTTAATATATAACGTGAACGCACATACGAAACAGACGGTTTATAATACAATGTCTACCCCGAGAGGGCGCCAGTACCAGCTGGTACTGCCGGATGGTTCTAAAGTATGGTTGAACGCGGCCAGCAGCCTTACTTACCCCGTAGCATTCGATGGAACGGAGCGTAAAGTGAAGGTAAGCGGGGAAGCATATTTCGAGGTGGCTTCCCAAACGGCACCGTTCAGGGTGGAAGTGAACGATGGTACCGAGATCCAGGTTTTGGGTACGCATTTTAACGTAAATGCCTACCCGGATGAGGCCAGCATAAATGCGACGCTCTTACAGGGAGCGGTAAGAATAGTGACCCGGGGCGCATCACAGCTACTGCATCCCGGTGAGCAGGCACAGGTGCCGGCCAACGCCACATATATAAAACTGGAACAAAATGTAGACCTGCAGGCGGTAACTGCCTGGAAAGATGGCAGTTTTGCCTTTAACCACGCGGATCTTAAAACGGTGATGCGCCAGCTTGCGCGCTGGTATGATATAGAGGTGGTATTTGACGGGAATGTGCCGGAAGGCAGCTATAGTGGGGAAATAGACCGTTCGCTTACGCTGGACCAGGTGCTGAAGGGCTTGTCTAAAACACGGCTGAATTATAAAATAGAGAATGGTCGTAAGCTGGTGATACGGCCATAG
- a CDS encoding SusC/RagA family TonB-linked outer membrane protein, which translates to MKLTTVLLLAMVLQVSARTMAQTITYTGKAVPLQQVLSVIREQTGYKFFYRNEDLEGAPAVTVQWKDEELQHALQAVLTARQLEFSMEGKTIFISKSEVQKPAAAPVIASGGQPVRGEVSGVVHDTKGRPIPGVTVIVKGGRVVTATDDHGFFMLRNLSAGDTLFFSSVSYEPVSLPVRLSGLMSVVLHEKITTLSSVTVTFSTGYQTLSKERATGSFGKPDMQAFHNRVGTNDIIGRLEGQVAGLSIGQPGDISSNYNGDGISTRKSLVRGATTANASIGTDPLYVVNGVLVHNFASVNPDDIQDITVLKDAAAAAIWGARAANGVIVIVTKSGHGNQPLSINYTGSLNFQGKPDFSYVPVLSSKQFIETAKEVFDPVAFSWNDVNTGIVWPHEQILYDQYRGLISAAQANARLDSLSRINNLGQIKDIWFRNAITNNHTVSVSGGTDVYNFYGSLGWVGVQSNTPGSRNNSYRISLSQHVNAGKRLNITLNTTLINSVSSGDNEIGVSNNFIPYQLFRDAHGNSINMPYMTGYGDSLRQDYSARSLINLDYDPVKERGYGSSNNNILNVNVTANAELKIWKGLSFIGTYGYVTGPGTSENYSDAKMLQQRKQLLSFTRAPYIGATPEYLLPTDGGTYTVTNYDQRNWTVRNQLAYNAAPRHGKDQVSLQAGTEAAQDVSYSNTNTLYGYKRALGTYAVLDNKTLSQGVFGTVTGYGYFNGQTYLVAKPVSRYNSWFALGSYTFDNKYNLDLSWRRDHSNLFGSDVSAQNKPIYSLGGKWQLVREQFMKNIHWLNDLALRATYGITGNSPYLGAASVEDILQANPAAYSGGVAGDALNILNAANRKVSWESTHTLNLGVDFGVLNRRITGSIEVYNKKTTDLLTPLPTNQLNGFSSSVGNLGELRNKGIELTIHSENLRIGDFIWSTNFNFSHNVNKLVSLGNGVIEDYMNTPSYLMSALYVVGLPLQPLYAYRFAGLDNMGDPQIKLGDGKTITKDPYIATKNDLVFKGTTVPPYYGGLSNTFRYKGLSLAVNMIYNLGYVMREDVNQFYSGRLGGNAATFGGNIAPSFLNRWKQPGDEKKTNIPSFVADYSSYSRRNVDYYMKGDLNVVSASYMKIRDLTLGYDLSPSVLRMLKVKRVNVYGQVTNFMVWKANHYGIDPEYMSLNGGYRDLPPFKHSYSVGLNVTL; encoded by the coding sequence ATGAAATTAACAACTGTATTACTACTGGCAATGGTGTTGCAGGTGAGTGCAAGAACAATGGCGCAAACGATCACCTACACTGGTAAAGCAGTACCCCTGCAGCAGGTGCTCTCGGTGATCCGGGAACAAACGGGGTATAAATTCTTTTACCGCAACGAAGACCTGGAAGGCGCACCGGCGGTGACGGTACAGTGGAAGGATGAGGAACTGCAGCATGCATTGCAGGCAGTACTGACAGCACGCCAGCTGGAGTTTTCAATGGAGGGTAAAACCATCTTCATAAGTAAATCAGAAGTGCAAAAGCCCGCGGCTGCGCCTGTGATTGCATCTGGCGGACAGCCTGTACGGGGCGAAGTGAGTGGCGTGGTGCACGATACAAAAGGGCGCCCGATTCCCGGTGTGACAGTGATCGTAAAAGGTGGCCGCGTGGTCACCGCCACTGACGACCATGGCTTTTTTATGCTTCGCAACCTGTCCGCTGGCGATACATTATTTTTTAGCAGTGTGAGTTATGAGCCGGTGAGTTTGCCTGTAAGGCTGAGTGGCCTTATGTCCGTAGTGCTGCATGAGAAGATCACAACCCTGTCTTCGGTAACTGTCACTTTTAGCACGGGCTACCAGACGCTGAGCAAGGAAAGGGCTACCGGTTCCTTTGGTAAGCCGGACATGCAGGCGTTCCACAACCGGGTAGGTACCAATGATATCATAGGTCGCCTGGAAGGGCAGGTGGCAGGGCTTTCTATCGGGCAGCCTGGTGATATTTCATCCAATTACAATGGTGATGGAATTTCTACACGCAAGAGTCTTGTTCGCGGTGCTACCACGGCTAATGCTAGCATTGGCACGGATCCGCTATATGTGGTGAATGGCGTATTGGTTCATAATTTTGCATCTGTAAATCCAGATGATATCCAGGATATCACGGTACTGAAAGATGCTGCCGCCGCTGCTATCTGGGGCGCCCGTGCAGCTAACGGTGTGATAGTAATCGTTACTAAATCCGGCCATGGAAACCAGCCGCTTAGTATCAACTATACAGGCTCCCTTAACTTCCAGGGCAAACCTGATTTCAGTTATGTGCCGGTGCTAAGCAGCAAGCAATTCATTGAAACGGCGAAGGAGGTCTTCGATCCGGTGGCTTTTAGCTGGAATGATGTAAATACCGGCATAGTATGGCCACATGAGCAGATCCTCTATGACCAATACCGTGGCCTGATCAGTGCTGCACAGGCAAATGCCCGCCTTGATAGCCTGAGCAGGATCAATAACCTGGGCCAGATAAAGGATATCTGGTTCCGGAACGCAATTACCAACAATCATACAGTGTCGGTATCTGGGGGAACAGATGTTTATAACTTTTATGGATCACTAGGTTGGGTAGGTGTGCAAAGCAATACCCCCGGTAGCCGTAATAACAGCTATCGCATAAGCCTAAGCCAACATGTAAATGCCGGCAAGCGATTAAATATTACCTTAAATACAACCCTGATCAATAGCGTGTCGAGCGGCGATAATGAGATCGGTGTGAGTAATAATTTTATTCCTTACCAATTATTCAGGGATGCACACGGCAATAGTATCAACATGCCTTACATGACCGGCTATGGTGATTCTTTGCGCCAGGACTATTCCGCCAGGAGCCTTATAAACCTGGATTATGATCCTGTGAAAGAACGGGGGTATGGTAGCAGTAATAATAATATCCTGAACGTTAATGTTACGGCTAACGCAGAGTTAAAGATCTGGAAAGGCCTGAGCTTCATCGGTACTTATGGTTACGTGACAGGGCCCGGTACTTCGGAAAATTATTCAGACGCCAAAATGTTGCAACAGCGTAAACAACTCCTGTCATTTACCAGGGCGCCCTATATCGGTGCTACACCGGAATACCTGCTTCCTACGGATGGCGGCACGTACACGGTGACTAACTATGATCAGCGTAACTGGACGGTGCGTAATCAGCTAGCTTATAATGCTGCTCCCAGGCACGGTAAAGACCAGGTAAGCCTGCAAGCCGGTACAGAAGCGGCACAGGATGTCTCTTATAGCAACACAAACACGCTGTATGGATACAAACGGGCGTTGGGTACTTATGCGGTGCTCGATAATAAAACATTGAGCCAGGGTGTATTTGGCACAGTGACTGGTTATGGCTATTTCAATGGGCAGACATATCTGGTTGCAAAGCCTGTGTCCCGTTATAATTCCTGGTTCGCTTTGGGAAGTTATACTTTTGATAACAAATACAACCTGGATTTAAGCTGGCGCCGGGATCACAGCAATCTCTTTGGTAGCGACGTTTCCGCGCAGAACAAACCTATTTATAGTCTTGGAGGCAAATGGCAGTTGGTCCGTGAGCAATTTATGAAGAATATCCACTGGCTCAATGACCTGGCATTGCGTGCTACGTATGGGATAACTGGCAATTCACCCTACCTAGGCGCTGCTTCGGTGGAAGACATCCTGCAGGCAAATCCTGCCGCATACTCCGGTGGCGTGGCGGGTGATGCGCTGAATATACTTAATGCCGCGAACCGCAAGGTGTCCTGGGAAAGTACGCATACCCTCAACCTGGGCGTGGATTTCGGTGTGTTGAACCGGAGGATAACCGGTTCCATCGAGGTGTATAACAAGAAAACAACAGATCTGTTAACACCTTTACCTACCAACCAATTGAATGGATTTTCCAGTTCGGTTGGTAACCTCGGAGAATTACGTAACAAGGGCATTGAGTTGACGATCCACTCCGAAAACCTGCGTATCGGGGATTTCATCTGGAGCACGAACTTTAATTTCAGCCATAACGTGAATAAGCTTGTAAGCCTGGGCAACGGAGTGATCGAGGATTATATGAATACACCCAGTTACCTCATGAGCGCGCTTTATGTTGTCGGACTGCCATTGCAGCCTTTGTATGCATACCGTTTCGCGGGTTTGGATAACATGGGAGATCCCCAGATAAAACTGGGAGATGGCAAGACCATTACCAAGGACCCGTACATCGCCACAAAGAATGACCTGGTGTTTAAAGGCACCACGGTGCCGCCTTATTACGGTGGCCTTAGCAATACTTTCCGGTATAAAGGATTAAGCCTTGCCGTAAATATGATATACAACCTGGGATATGTTATGCGAGAGGATGTGAACCAGTTCTATTCCGGGAGATTGGGCGGTAATGCCGCTACTTTCGGGGGCAATATTGCACCTTCTTTCCTCAACCGCTGGAAGCAGCCTGGTGATGAGAAGAAAACGAATATCCCTTCCTTTGTTGCGGATTATAGCAGCTATTCCCGCCGGAATGTTGATTACTATATGAAAGGCGATCTGAACGTTGTGAGCGCATCCTATATGAAGATCCGGGACCTCACCCTGGGTTACGATCTGTCACCTTCCGTGTTGCGCATGCTGAAAGTGAAACGGGTGAACGTTTATGGCCAGGTGACCAATTTTATGGTATGGAAAGCAAACCATTATGGCATAGATCCCGAATACATGTCGCTGAATGGTGGTTACAGGGACCTGCCGCCTTTCAAACATAGTTATAGCGTAGGTCTGAATGTTACACTTTAA
- a CDS encoding RagB/SusD family nutrient uptake outer membrane protein: MRKIVYPLFYITAVFTLFSCKKSFLEVIPLGEQVAVTTHDYDQLMNDPAFYIDRYAGGWQDPELMGDEVAVEAPFINQYSKWSMLLFQWQAVIYKDGDMPPFALSHFLSELYTLNKIINEVMNSQDGTDADKARILAEAKATRAWTYFQLVNYYAKPYAAATAGTDPGFPIITKADVNGGPYARGTVQETYDFIIKDFTDAITSLPVKAVIQTRMSKPAAEGLLGKVYLFMGRNADALQMFNAAFTDLAANSSVRLYDYNQEFAAGGVFQPIDPTYGPQGPGKNYNDLTEAVVSKIFPNTSYNGNGLCNDGLVLTPATQALFRAGDLRLLLYTNKNPDGSPNAGGRLRKYGVQYSRYGLQLSELYLLRAEAEARANDLAGAKTDLEVLRSHRMPAADATVPAATAGNQNALIKFVIDERIREFALEGYRWFDMRRLSVDPLFAGMVFTHVQYNADGTTTEYHMDQPNRLTLRLPPNIINGNTGMENNP, encoded by the coding sequence ATGAGAAAGATCGTTTATCCTCTTTTCTATATTACTGCTGTATTTACACTGTTCTCCTGTAAAAAGAGTTTCCTGGAAGTGATACCGCTAGGTGAGCAGGTGGCCGTAACAACCCATGATTATGACCAGCTTATGAATGATCCGGCTTTTTATATTGACCGCTATGCCGGTGGCTGGCAGGACCCGGAGCTGATGGGGGATGAAGTGGCCGTGGAGGCGCCTTTCATCAACCAGTATTCCAAATGGTCCATGCTGCTGTTCCAGTGGCAGGCGGTGATCTACAAAGATGGGGACATGCCCCCGTTTGCCCTGTCACATTTCCTGTCGGAACTATACACGCTCAATAAGATCATTAATGAAGTAATGAACTCCCAGGATGGTACGGATGCTGACAAGGCAAGGATCCTGGCAGAAGCGAAGGCCACCCGCGCCTGGACCTACTTCCAGTTGGTGAACTATTACGCAAAACCCTATGCAGCAGCTACTGCCGGCACCGATCCGGGTTTTCCCATCATCACCAAAGCAGATGTGAACGGCGGGCCTTATGCCCGCGGTACAGTACAGGAAACCTATGATTTTATCATTAAGGATTTTACAGATGCCATCACCAGCCTGCCGGTAAAAGCTGTAATACAAACCCGCATGTCCAAACCGGCGGCGGAAGGATTACTGGGCAAGGTGTACCTGTTCATGGGCCGCAATGCAGATGCATTGCAAATGTTCAATGCCGCCTTCACGGACCTGGCGGCCAACAGCAGCGTAAGGTTATATGACTACAACCAGGAGTTTGCTGCCGGTGGTGTGTTTCAGCCTATTGATCCTACCTATGGTCCGCAGGGACCGGGTAAGAATTACAATGATCTAACTGAAGCGGTAGTATCCAAGATATTCCCGAATACGTCATACAACGGTAATGGCCTTTGTAATGATGGCCTGGTGTTGACGCCTGCTACACAGGCATTGTTTCGTGCAGGTGACCTGCGCCTTTTGCTCTATACCAATAAGAACCCTGATGGCTCGCCAAACGCGGGAGGGCGCCTGCGAAAGTACGGTGTGCAATACTCCCGCTATGGCCTGCAGCTTTCAGAACTATACCTGCTGCGCGCAGAGGCAGAAGCAAGGGCCAATGATCTTGCTGGTGCCAAAACAGACCTGGAAGTACTGCGCAGCCACCGCATGCCTGCTGCTGATGCGACCGTGCCCGCCGCCACCGCCGGTAATCAAAACGCGCTGATCAAATTTGTGATAGACGAGCGCATCCGCGAATTCGCACTGGAGGGCTACCGCTGGTTTGATATGCGCCGCCTGTCTGTAGACCCGCTGTTTGCCGGCATGGTGTTTACACACGTTCAATATAACGCCGATGGTACCACGACGGAATATCATATGGATCAGCCCAACCGGCTCACGCTGCGGCTACCGCCTAATATCATCAATGGCAACACGGGAATGGAGAACAATCCCTGA
- a CDS encoding ABC transporter ATP-binding protein produces the protein MNTIVKLERLSHKYATAWAIRDINLEIADTGIVGLLGSNGAGKSTTMNILCGALNQTEGNVFINGINMREHPDRAKREIGFLPQNPPLYMDLTVDEYLQYCASLRLMPKNEVRPALAEAKEKCGIAHFSNRLIRNLSGGYRQRVGIAQAIIHKPRLVVLDEPTNGLDPNQIIEVRALIKEIATDRAVIFSSHILSEVQLLCKEIKMIEGGRIVFSDTMDAFNNYVAPHSLLMHMENPPAEAELLQVNGVTKVDFLTARQARVYFTGDQDIAEKLIAASIAKGWRLREISIDKTALDEIFKQLSTQKFA, from the coding sequence ATGAATACGATTGTAAAACTGGAACGGCTGTCGCACAAATACGCGACAGCCTGGGCTATCCGTGACATAAATTTAGAGATTGCAGACACGGGGATCGTAGGGCTGCTGGGATCTAACGGGGCTGGAAAATCCACCACCATGAATATCCTCTGTGGCGCGCTGAACCAAACAGAAGGCAATGTTTTTATTAACGGCATCAACATGCGGGAGCACCCGGACCGGGCCAAGCGCGAGATCGGGTTCCTGCCACAAAACCCGCCGCTGTATATGGATCTCACCGTGGATGAGTACCTGCAATATTGTGCGTCGCTGCGGCTGATGCCCAAAAATGAGGTCAGGCCTGCCCTTGCAGAGGCAAAGGAGAAGTGTGGCATCGCACACTTCAGCAACCGCCTTATCCGCAACCTCTCCGGCGGTTACCGCCAGCGTGTGGGGATAGCCCAGGCTATTATTCATAAGCCCAGGCTTGTTGTGCTGGACGAACCTACCAACGGCCTGGACCCTAACCAGATCATCGAAGTACGGGCATTGATCAAGGAGATCGCTACGGACCGTGCGGTGATCTTTTCATCCCACATCCTTTCTGAGGTTCAGCTGCTCTGTAAAGAGATCAAAATGATCGAAGGAGGCCGTATCGTATTCTCCGATACCATGGATGCATTCAATAATTACGTGGCACCTCACAGTTTGTTAATGCATATGGAAAATCCGCCGGCTGAAGCGGAACTGTTGCAGGTAAACGGGGTGACGAAAGTGGACTTCCTTACGGCCCGCCAGGCACGCGTGTATTTCACCGGTGACCAGGATATCGCCGAAAAGCTGATCGCAGCCAGCATTGCAAAAGGCTGGCGCCTCCGCGAGATCTCGATCGATAAGACCGCCCTGGATGAGATCTTCAAACAATTGTCCACTCAAAAATTTGCGTAA